A single region of the Xenopus laevis strain J_2021 chromosome 4L, Xenopus_laevis_v10.1, whole genome shotgun sequence genome encodes:
- the cry2.L gene encoding cryptochrome circadian regulator 2 L homeolog encodes MEGKPSVSSVHWFRKGLRLHDNPALLSALRGANSVRCVYILDPWFAASSSGGVNRWRFLLQSLEDLDTSLRKLNSRLFVVRGQPADVFPRLFKEWGVSRLTFEYDSEPFGKERDAVIMKLAKEGGVEVVVENSHTLYDLDRIIELNGHSPPLTYKRFQAIISRMEIPRRPAPSVTRQQMEACRAEIKRNHDETYGVPSLEELGFHRENKGSAIWPGGETEALARLDRHLERKAWVANYERPRMNANSLLASPTGLSPYLRFGCLSCKLFYYRLQELYRKVKKNNPPPLSLFGQLLWREFFYTAATNNPKFDQMEGNPICVQIPWDKNPKALAKWAEGKTGFPWIDAIMTQLRQEGWIHHLARHAVACFLTRGDLWNSWECGVKVFDELLLDADFSVNAGSWMWLSCSAFFQQFFHCYCPVGFGRRTDPNGDFIRRYLPVLKAFPSRYIYEPWSAPESVQKQAKCIIGIDYPKPIVNHAEASSMNIERMKQTYQQLSRYRGLCILASVPSCVEDLGGPVTDSNPSEAAPKLSLCNSDSPKRKHEGSKEELHQKVRVLNVPATERPEKYF; translated from the exons GTTTCTCTTGCAATCCCTGGAGGATCTGGACACCAGTTTAAGGAAACTCAACTCTCGCCTGTTTGTAGTGCGCGGGCAACCGGCAGACGTCTTCCCCAGGCTGTTTAAG GAGTGGGGTGTCTCCCGTCTCACCTTCGAGTACGACTCCGAGCCTTTCGGGAAGGAGCGAGATGCGGTCATTATGAAGCTAGCCAAAGAAGGCGGAGTGGAGGTCGTTGTGGAGAACTCGCATACTCTGTATGACTTGGACAG GATTATCGAACTGAATGGACATAGCCCCCCTCTCACGTATAAGAGGTTTCAGGCCATCATCAGTCGCATGGAGATTCCTCGTCGGCCGGCCCCCAGTGTCACCCGCCAGCAGATGGAGGCCTGTCGAGCAGAGATCAAGCGCAATCACGATGAAACATACGGGGTGCCGTCTCTCGAGGAGCTGG GCTTCCACAGGGAAAATAAGGGGTCCGCTATTTGGCCAGGAGGAGAAACAGAAGCGCTGGCACGTCTAGATCGGCACCTGGAGCGTAAG GCTTGGGTGGCAAACTACGAGAGGCCCAGAATGAATGCCAACTCCCTGTTAGCGAGTCCTACAGGCCTCAGCCCTTACCTGCGCTTCGGATGCCTGTCATGCAAACTGTTCTATTACCGCCTGCAAGAGTTGTACAGGAAG GTGAAGAAAAACAACCCGCCCCCATTATCCCTGTTCGGGCAGCTGCTCTGGCGAGAGTTTTTCTACACGGCCGCCACTAACAACCCCAAATTTGACCAAATGGAAGGGAACCCGATCTGTGTGCAGATCCCCTGGGACAAGAACCCCAAGGCACTGGCCAAGTGGGCTGAAGGAAAGACGGGGTTTCCCTGGATTGACGCCATCATGACGCAGCTGAGGCAGGAGGGCTGGATACATCACTTAGCGAGGCACGCCGTCGCTTGTTTCCTGACCCGGGGGGATCTATGGAACAGCTGGGAATGTGGCGTAAAG GTTTTTGATGAATTGTTGCTGGACGCAGATTTTAGCGTGAACGCCGGCAGTTGGATGTGGCTCTCGTGCAGCGCCTTTTTCCAGCAATTCTTCCACTGTTACTGCCCCGTGGGGTTTGGAAGGAGAACAGATCCAAACGGGGACTTCATAAG GCGGTACCTGCCCGTGCTGAAAGCCTTCCCGTCCCGCTATATATACGAGCCCTGGAGCGCCCCTGAGTCAGTGCAGAAACAAGCCAAGTGCATTATTGGTATCGACTACCCAAAGCCCATTGTAAACCACGCGGAGGCGAGCAGCATGAATATAGAGCGCATGAAGCAGACGTACCAGCAGCTGTCCCGCTACAGAGGCCTGT GTATCCTGGCTTCTGTTCCATCCTGTGTGGAAGATCTGGGAGGTCCAGTAACAGACTCCAACCCATCAGAAGCAG CTCCTAAACTGTCCCTGTGCAATTCCGACTCCCCCAAACGGAAACATGAGGGGTCCAAAGAAGAGCTGCACCAGAAGGTCAGGGTGCTGAATGTCCCGGCGACGGAGAGGCCAGAGAAATATTTCTGA